Below is a genomic region from Nitrospirota bacterium.
TGTTATAAAAAAGGGCAGTGGAATAGATGTAGTGGTAGAAGTTATTAAAGATCTCAGTGGTATCAGGAGGATAGGTTTTGAATCCAGACACCTCGTATTTGAAGACTATATAAAATTAAAGGAGTCCCTTGAGGGTATATCGCTTATATCACTCCGCCATGCCATCGAGGGAATGAGAGCCATAAAAGACAAAGGAGAGATAGAAAAGATACGCACAGCGGTAAAAAGGGCTGAGGGGATTTATCCCGTAATTAAAGAGCTCGTTACCGAGGGAGCCGTGGAATCAGAGGTATCAGCAATGCTGGAATACGAAGTCAGAAAATCTGGTTCTCGCAGGATACCATTTGAGTTTATTGTTGCATCTGGTTTCAGGGGTGCATTACCCCATGCACCTTCATCAAGGAAGAAGATCAAAGAAGGTGATGCGGTTATATGTGACTGGGGTGCTGAGGCAGACGGATATTTCTCGGATATAACAAGAGCACTCTTCATTGGTAATACTGGAGATAAGATGCAGAATATATATGATATTGTCCTATATGCGCAACAAGAGACAATAAAGGCTATAAAGCCGGGTATATCCGTGTCCGAGCTTGATTCGGTCGCACGCAATATTATTACAGAAGCTAATCTTGGTGAATATTTTGGTCATGGCACTGGACACGGTATAGGACTTTCTGTGCATGAATCACCTATTATAAAACAGAGCACAGACTCAACACTCAACACTCAACACTCAACACTTCTTAAGGGTATGGTCTTTACGGTCGAGCCCGGTGTCTATGTGCCCGGCCTTGGAGGTGTAAGAATAGAAGATATGGTTCTTGTAACAGAAGATGGATGTGAGGTGTTGACAAGTCTGCCGAAATAGTGAGGATTAAGGATTAAGGATTAAGGATTAAGGATTCCAGTTATGCCGATTTCAACGAGTGAGTTCAGAAATGGCCTGAAGATAGAAGTTGATGGTGAGCCGTATATAATAGTTGAATTCTTGCATGTCAAGCCAGGCAAGGGTGGCGCCTTTGTCAGGACAAAACTTAAGAGTCTCAAGACAGGTAATGTAATTGACAGGACATTCAGATCAGGGGAAAAGGTTGATGAGCCAAACTTATCAGAAAAAGAGATGCAATATCTATATACCACAGAGAGAATTTATTACTTTATGGATACCGAGACCTTCGAGCAGGTATCCCTTACCGACGACCAGCTTGGTGAAAACAAAAAATTTATAAAAGATGGGATGACTATTAAGGTTCTGTTCCATAATGATACACCGATAGGCATTGACCTCCCACTTTTTGTAGAACTCAAGATAGTAGAGACCGATCCTGGGGTGAGAGGAAATACTGTAAGTGGAAGCTATAAACCAGCAAAACTTGAAACAGGTGCAGTAGTTAAGGTTCCATTACATCTTGAATCGGGTGATACAATAAGAGTAGATACAAGGACTTCCGAATACATAGAAAGGGTGAGATGAGATGAATCTTAAAGAATTGAAGGACCTCATTGAACTGCTTGGTGATACTGACATAGAAGAGATAGAGATTGAAAAATCAGGTTCTAAGATCAGAATAAAAAGGTGGATGCCAAATGTGGTGAGAGAAACGGCGAAGAAAGAACCAGAGATTGGGATAGAACTTCAGGGGGTTGGGATAAAACAGGAGGCGAAAGAAACATCAGTCGTAGAAAAGATTATAACCGTTAAATCCCCTATAGTGGGGACTTTTTACAGGGCATCTGCGCCGGATGCAAAGCCATATGTAGAAGAAGACGATACTGTCAGAAAAGGACAGATTCTATGCATTATAGAGGCGATGAAGCTTATGAATGAGATAGAATCTGAGTATGATGGAAAGGTTGTAAAGATATTAGTTGAGAATGGGCACCCTGTGGAGTATGGAGAGCCACTATTTTTAATAGAACCGATATAGAAAATTTAAAATGTAAAAATCAAAATGCAAAATTATGGAATGCTGAATTTTAAATTTCAAATTCGCCTTTTTAATTTTGAATTTCTAAGTGTTGTCTTCAATAAACACTAAAGAAATAGACCGAAGAGCCATAAATGTTCAAGAAAATACTAATTGCCAACAGGGGTGAGATAGCCCTCCGGATAATAAGGACATGCAAGGAAATGGGCATAAGGACTGTTGTTATACACTCCGATGTAGATAGGAACTCCCTCCATGTACGGTTTGCAGATGAAAGTGTTTGTGTGGGTCCTGCGGATAGTGACGCAAGCTACAGAAATATTCCTGGTATTCTTAGCGCTGCTGAGATAACTGATTCTGAGGCAATTCACCCTGGCTATGGCTTTCTCTCAGAGAATTCAAACTTTGCTGAGGTCTGCGACTCTGCAGGTATAAAGTTTATAGGACCAACACCTGACAACATAAAAATAGCAGGAGATAAGGCAAAGGCAAGGGAGGTAATGAGAAAGGCGGGGATTCCTGTGATTCCTGGAAGCGATGGTCCACTACACTCAGATAAG
It encodes:
- a CDS encoding Xaa-Pro peptidase family protein, yielding MKKTEKEFCVDRHRILLSRLEAHDIDAFLITKIENVRYLSGFGGSSAYIIFYKNKPTLITDFRYKIQAEEEVCGLDIVIKKGSGIDVVVEVIKDLSGIRRIGFESRHLVFEDYIKLKESLEGISLISLRHAIEGMRAIKDKGEIEKIRTAVKRAEGIYPVIKELVTEGAVESEVSAMLEYEVRKSGSRRIPFEFIVASGFRGALPHAPSSRKKIKEGDAVICDWGAEADGYFSDITRALFIGNTGDKMQNIYDIVLYAQQETIKAIKPGISVSELDSVARNIITEANLGEYFGHGTGHGIGLSVHESPIIKQSTDSTLNTQHSTLLKGMVFTVEPGVYVPGLGGVRIEDMVLVTEDGCEVLTSLPK
- the accB gene encoding acetyl-CoA carboxylase biotin carboxyl carrier protein, whose protein sequence is MNLKELKDLIELLGDTDIEEIEIEKSGSKIRIKRWMPNVVRETAKKEPEIGIELQGVGIKQEAKETSVVEKIITVKSPIVGTFYRASAPDAKPYVEEDDTVRKGQILCIIEAMKLMNEIESEYDGKVVKILVENGHPVEYGEPLFLIEPI
- the efp gene encoding elongation factor P, which produces MPISTSEFRNGLKIEVDGEPYIIVEFLHVKPGKGGAFVRTKLKSLKTGNVIDRTFRSGEKVDEPNLSEKEMQYLYTTERIYYFMDTETFEQVSLTDDQLGENKKFIKDGMTIKVLFHNDTPIGIDLPLFVELKIVETDPGVRGNTVSGSYKPAKLETGAVVKVPLHLESGDTIRVDTRTSEYIERVR